The proteins below are encoded in one region of Haloterrigena turkmenica DSM 5511:
- a CDS encoding FAD-dependent oxidoreductase, protein MSDSDTTYTEAAFDHDVVVVGGGPAGCAAGIFTARYGLDTVIFDRGRSSIQRCAHLENYLGFPAGIDIETLYELMHDHAEEAGCEIVPDLVESLERTDDGEGFIIDLQGVVPITARRVIAATRYDGEYMRGLDDEAAMFETHEHDGEEHEHFDKGYAESDGTTPVDDLFIASPYGDTGYQALMAAGRGARTAISVVEAVRRERGYPDSLANYYDWVRRETELEDESAARNRWREHFDDRVADDHGLEEARLAELRDREIDRRIEMYISDDEIDRRGERGQERLLEHIDDELILDAARAIEAERRTATSNNGEPTARDSR, encoded by the coding sequence ATGAGTGATAGCGACACGACCTACACGGAAGCAGCGTTCGATCACGACGTCGTCGTCGTTGGCGGCGGTCCCGCAGGCTGCGCGGCGGGTATTTTCACCGCTCGTTACGGCCTGGACACGGTCATCTTCGATCGCGGCCGTTCCTCGATTCAACGATGTGCACACCTCGAGAACTACCTCGGCTTCCCCGCGGGGATCGACATCGAGACGCTGTACGAGTTGATGCACGATCACGCCGAGGAGGCGGGATGCGAGATCGTCCCCGACCTCGTCGAGTCGCTCGAGCGCACCGACGACGGTGAGGGGTTCATCATCGATCTGCAGGGAGTGGTACCGATCACCGCCCGTCGAGTGATCGCGGCCACGCGCTACGACGGCGAGTACATGCGGGGGCTCGACGACGAGGCAGCGATGTTCGAGACGCACGAACACGACGGTGAGGAACACGAGCATTTCGATAAGGGATACGCCGAGAGCGACGGGACGACGCCGGTCGACGACCTGTTCATTGCGTCGCCGTACGGGGATACCGGCTACCAGGCGCTGATGGCCGCCGGTCGCGGCGCTCGGACCGCGATCTCCGTCGTCGAGGCCGTCCGCCGAGAGCGGGGCTACCCCGACTCGCTGGCCAACTACTACGACTGGGTGCGCCGAGAAACGGAACTCGAGGACGAATCGGCCGCCCGGAACCGCTGGCGCGAGCACTTCGACGACCGAGTGGCCGACGACCACGGCCTCGAAGAGGCGCGGCTCGCGGAGCTCCGCGACCGGGAAATCGATCGCAGGATCGAGATGTACATCTCGGACGACGAAATCGATCGTCGGGGAGAGCGTGGGCAAGAGCGACTGCTCGAACACATCGACGACGAACTGATTCTCGACGCCGCGCGGGCGATCGAAGCCGAGAGACGAACTGCCACCAGCAACAACGGAGAGCCGACAGCGAGGGATTCGCGCTGA
- a CDS encoding ABC transporter substrate-binding protein codes for MSDNTDTTADTPTRRDTLKYGGAVVGGGLLAGCVASPEDETSETDGSYSVTMEPVGTVEFDEVPETWLPYTGDYADMGVALGQGDGLSAIGIRARFASHLYEELPGVSVNGSELTELYQDGTGKEIFYELKADVHLIDPNFMVNRLQWGQADVDEIRNAVAPFVGNTIFSRVYDWHDYADYTLYEAFEKIAQVFQAQDRYEAFAAYHDEVLADVQARLPSESPTIAVLYPDGVPPESFYPYLIGSGTQSKHWNDLNVEDGLAENGVVDTQAGGGTIDYETLLEIDPDALAIRLQGEITQEYFDAEIVSHLEDHSVASELQAVQNDRVIYGGLTYQGPIIHLFQLEQAARGLYPDEFGGEQLFDRQRVADIVTGEFQQ; via the coding sequence ATGAGTGACAATACCGATACTACGGCTGATACACCGACACGCAGAGACACGCTGAAATACGGCGGCGCTGTGGTCGGTGGCGGGCTGCTCGCCGGCTGTGTGGCTAGCCCGGAGGACGAAACGAGCGAAACGGACGGATCGTACTCGGTCACGATGGAACCCGTCGGTACCGTCGAGTTCGACGAGGTTCCCGAAACGTGGCTCCCATACACGGGCGATTACGCGGACATGGGCGTCGCGCTCGGGCAGGGTGACGGGCTCTCGGCTATCGGCATCCGCGCCCGGTTCGCCTCACACCTGTACGAGGAACTCCCCGGCGTCTCCGTCAACGGAAGCGAACTCACCGAACTCTATCAGGACGGCACCGGCAAAGAGATCTTTTACGAACTCAAGGCCGACGTTCACCTCATCGATCCGAACTTCATGGTGAATCGCCTCCAGTGGGGGCAGGCTGACGTCGACGAGATCCGAAACGCTGTCGCGCCGTTCGTGGGGAACACGATCTTCTCGCGTGTTTACGACTGGCACGACTACGCCGACTACACGCTGTACGAAGCCTTCGAGAAGATCGCCCAGGTGTTCCAAGCGCAGGATCGCTACGAGGCGTTCGCGGCGTATCACGACGAGGTGCTCGCGGACGTCCAAGCGCGCCTTCCGAGCGAATCCCCGACCATTGCGGTTCTCTACCCGGATGGAGTCCCGCCGGAATCGTTCTACCCGTACCTGATCGGCTCCGGGACACAGTCCAAACACTGGAACGATCTGAACGTTGAGGATGGTCTCGCCGAGAACGGCGTCGTGGATACGCAAGCCGGCGGGGGGACTATCGACTACGAAACGCTGTTGGAGATCGATCCGGACGCCCTCGCGATCAGGTTGCAAGGCGAGATTACACAGGAGTATTTCGACGCCGAAATCGTCTCCCATCTCGAGGACCACAGCGTCGCGAGCGAGCTTCAGGCGGTTCAAAACGACCGCGTCATCTACGGTGGCCTGACCTACCAGGGGCCGATCATCCACCTCTTCCAACTCGAGCAGGCAGCCCGTGGACTGTATCCCGACGAGTTCGGAGGCGAACAGCTATTCGACCGCCAGCGCGTTGCGGACATCGTCACCGGGGAATTTCAGCAATGA
- a CDS encoding IclR family transcriptional regulator: MSHSVRVKTAGKTLRLLEIIDDLQGGTLGEITEAAALPKSTTHDYLQTLRQLGYLIAEDGEYNLSTKFLELGEKRRRRMEIYQPARPEIERLAHETGEHASLLVEENGVGVLLDHEAGDDALRLDLFVGQRYPLPVTAPGKAILAHLSAERTASILDECEIPAATQNTITDRDRLYRELEDIREKGYAVDDEEHVQGVRAVSTPIICRKTVLGAITIGGPVQRLTDDRIADELPTKLRESANIIEVNYVHS; this comes from the coding sequence ATGTCGCACAGCGTCCGGGTGAAAACAGCCGGGAAAACCTTACGGTTGCTAGAAATAATCGACGACTTACAGGGGGGGACACTGGGAGAGATCACCGAGGCCGCAGCGTTGCCGAAAAGTACGACGCACGATTACTTGCAAACGCTTCGTCAGTTAGGGTATCTCATCGCGGAAGACGGGGAGTATAACCTCTCGACGAAATTTCTCGAGTTAGGCGAAAAACGACGCCGGCGAATGGAGATTTACCAGCCGGCTCGTCCAGAAATAGAACGATTAGCGCACGAAACCGGGGAGCATGCCAGCTTGTTGGTAGAAGAGAACGGGGTCGGCGTTTTACTCGATCACGAGGCCGGGGACGATGCGCTTCGGCTCGACTTATTCGTCGGACAACGCTACCCGCTTCCAGTGACCGCACCTGGGAAGGCGATTCTCGCACACCTCTCTGCGGAGCGAACCGCATCGATACTCGACGAATGCGAAATCCCAGCCGCCACCCAGAACACGATCACGGACCGTGATCGTCTGTATCGGGAACTCGAGGACATCCGAGAGAAAGGGTACGCCGTCGACGACGAGGAGCACGTCCAGGGGGTTCGTGCGGTATCGACGCCGATAATTTGTCGGAAGACGGTTCTCGGCGCGATCACTATCGGTGGCCCGGTTCAACGCCTCACTGATGACCGGATCGCCGACGAATTACCGACGAAACTCCGCGAATCGGCTAATATCATCGAGGTAAACTACGTCCACTCGTGA